A single window of Methylobacterium nodulans ORS 2060 DNA harbors:
- a CDS encoding alpha/beta hydrolase family protein codes for MIRDEKIEIAVDRRRIAGILVGPATVVPGMLFVHGWAGNQEQEVARAREIAALGCGCLTFDLHGHAESEAYRGPLTREDDLQDVVAAYDRLACQDGVDQTAIGVVGSSYGGYLAAILTSLRPVRWLGLRAPALYKDEDWAVPKQQIDSRALAVYRRGPVGAGENRALTACARYEGDVLIVESEHDGFVPHPAIMNYRDAFDAARSVTYRMIEEADHTLSELSWQEAYTSILVNWATEVVVGARESGAAATVHTHLRPSPARGRPRPA; via the coding sequence ATGATCCGGGATGAAAAGATCGAAATCGCGGTCGATCGCCGGCGGATCGCCGGCATCCTTGTCGGGCCGGCGACGGTCGTTCCCGGCATGCTGTTCGTCCACGGCTGGGCGGGGAACCAGGAGCAGGAGGTCGCCCGGGCGCGCGAGATCGCGGCACTCGGCTGCGGCTGCCTGACCTTCGACCTCCACGGCCACGCGGAAAGTGAGGCATATCGCGGTCCGCTGACGCGCGAGGACGATCTCCAGGACGTCGTCGCGGCCTACGATCGGCTCGCGTGCCAGGATGGGGTCGATCAGACAGCAATCGGCGTCGTGGGCAGCAGTTACGGCGGCTATCTTGCGGCAATCCTGACCTCGCTGCGGCCGGTCCGGTGGCTCGGCCTTCGTGCACCGGCCCTCTACAAGGATGAGGACTGGGCGGTGCCGAAGCAGCAGATCGACAGCCGGGCGCTCGCGGTCTACCGGCGCGGTCCCGTCGGCGCCGGCGAGAACCGGGCGTTGACGGCCTGCGCCCGCTACGAGGGCGACGTGCTGATCGTCGAATCCGAGCACGACGGCTTCGTGCCTCACCCGGCCATCATGAATTACCGCGACGCCTTTGACGCGGCGCGCTCGGTCACCTACCGGATGATCGAGGAGGCCGACCACACGTTGTCCGAGCTGTCCTGGCAGGAGGCGTACACCTCCATCCTCGTCAACTGGGCAACGGAGGTGGTGGTCGGGGCACGGGAAAGTGGCGCAGCCGCCACGGTGCACACCCACCTGCGCCCGTCACCCGCGCGCGGACGACCCCGTCCAGCCTGA
- a CDS encoding ABC transporter permease subunit — protein sequence MPLPDRPRLRRAPLAPLFVTELRTLLAGWALWAVLLLLCPVVGYGFIQALALYGEASRSASSFPELARGLSPLDGVLVPTFGAFYVATTLLFPFVAIRALGAEKADGGLKLMLQLPYRSTTLIAIKLAVVLVGWLLTALPGLSALLLWALLGGHLWLPETLTLLLGHLLYGLLIACVGLFAAAVTDGPATAAIVALAFTLGAWILDFAGAGQGEWMRRLADLSPTAALRTFETGLLAAPAVLGMLIAAAGFAALATLWLRPGPPDRRRVLLSASIVTVTLAAAALGGQTSFYLDTTENRRNSFAPGDEAALRKIAGPLAITVHLSPEDPRLADFDRQVLGKLRRLLPNLDVTLAATAKTLFSQADDDRYGLVTYTYHGVQAESRSTSPREVLPLIYELTGVVADPSAATDYAGYPTVANASLVAPWFYGVLPAVVALAWWQSRRPARAFQLRATGERP from the coding sequence TTGCCCTTACCTGATCGCCCGCGCCTCCGGCGCGCGCCGCTGGCGCCACTGTTCGTGACGGAACTGCGTACCCTGCTCGCCGGCTGGGCCCTGTGGGCCGTATTGCTGCTTCTGTGTCCTGTGGTGGGTTACGGCTTCATTCAAGCGCTCGCGCTGTACGGTGAAGCGAGCCGGTCCGCCTCCTCGTTCCCGGAGCTCGCGCGCGGACTGTCACCCCTCGACGGGGTGCTGGTCCCGACCTTCGGAGCGTTCTACGTCGCAACCACTCTGCTCTTCCCGTTCGTGGCCATCCGGGCGCTTGGTGCCGAGAAGGCGGACGGCGGCCTCAAGCTAATGCTGCAGCTGCCCTACCGTTCGACGACACTCATCGCCATCAAACTTGCCGTGGTGCTTGTTGGTTGGCTGCTGACAGCGCTGCCTGGTCTTTCTGCGCTGTTGCTCTGGGCCTTGCTCGGCGGCCATCTCTGGCTGCCCGAGACGCTCACCTTGCTGCTGGGGCACCTCCTCTACGGCCTGCTGATCGCCTGCGTCGGTCTGTTCGCGGCGGCGGTGACCGATGGTCCGGCGACAGCCGCCATCGTCGCCTTGGCCTTCACGCTTGGCGCTTGGATCCTGGACTTTGCCGGCGCGGGCCAAGGGGAATGGATGCGCCGGCTGGCCGACCTTTCGCCGACCGCCGCGCTGCGGACGTTTGAGACTGGACTGCTCGCGGCTCCTGCGGTCCTCGGGATGCTGATCGCGGCGGCCGGTTTCGCCGCGCTGGCAACCCTGTGGCTGCGTCCCGGGCCGCCAGATCGCCGCCGAGTGCTGCTGTCTGCAAGTATCGTGACAGTCACACTCGCTGCCGCCGCGCTGGGTGGACAAACCAGCTTCTATCTCGACACGACTGAGAACCGGCGGAACTCGTTCGCGCCGGGCGACGAGGCGGCGTTGCGGAAGATCGCCGGGCCGTTGGCGATTACCGTGCATCTCTCGCCTGAGGACCCGCGCCTCGCAGATTTCGACCGTCAAGTTTTGGGGAAGCTGCGCCGCCTGCTGCCCAATCTCGACGTGACCCTCGCGGCGACGGCAAAGACATTGTTCTCGCAAGCCGACGACGATCGGTACGGGCTAGTGACCTACACGTATCATGGCGTCCAAGCCGAGAGCCGCTCGACCAGCCCACGCGAGGTGCTGCCGCTGATTTACGAGCTGACTGGCGTCGTAGCCGATCCGTCGGCGGCCACGGACTACGCGGGCTACCCGACCGTCGCCAATGCCAGCCTCGTCGCTCCGTGGTTCTACGGGGTGCTGCCTGCTGTCGTCGCCCTCGCATGGTGGCAGTCGCGACGGCCGGCGCGCGCCTTTCAGTTACGTGCAACAGGAGAGCGCCCATGA
- a CDS encoding winged helix-turn-helix transcriptional regulator, translated as MRRVLADPQIEARRQQPIPEEVDPAIEALVHDIIGKVADKWTMLVLEALHEHGTLRFTQLGKAVGRISQKMLTQTVRQMEQDGLVRRTVHPVIPPHVDYALTPLGESLGAAFCGVWIWAETHHAEIQRAREAFAAGDAKEARGRHPAAVQKS; from the coding sequence ATGCGCAGGGTGTTAGCCGACCCGCAGATCGAGGCGCGGCGCCAACAACCCATCCCGGAGGAGGTCGATCCGGCCATCGAGGCCTTGGTCCATGACATCATTGGCAAGGTGGCTGACAAATGGACCATGCTGGTCCTGGAGGCCTTGCACGAACACGGCACGCTGCGCTTCACGCAACTCGGCAAGGCGGTGGGTCGGATCAGCCAGAAGATGCTGACGCAGACGGTGCGGCAAATGGAGCAGGACGGCCTAGTGCGGCGGACGGTGCACCCCGTGATCCCGCCGCACGTGGACTACGCGCTCACGCCGCTCGGCGAGAGCCTGGGGGCAGCCTTCTGTGGCGTGTGGATCTGGGCGGAAACGCACCACGCCGAGATCCAGCGGGCCCGCGAGGCGTTCGCCGCCGGCGACGCCAAAGAGGCGCGGGGACGTCACCCGGCGGCGGTCCAAAAATCATGA
- a CDS encoding ferritin-like domain-containing protein encodes MATKQKTLQDAFYETLKDVYYAEKQSVRALKKSAKAAEHEELRQAFETHAEESATQVERLQQVFEILGRPARAKTCEAMQGLTAEMEEDLEDFGGGPAADAVLAGCAQAVEHYEIARYGTLKTWAIQLGYKDAAKLLDETLQEEKKTDQLLSQIAERINVEGAAGSEGAGEGKAA; translated from the coding sequence ATGGCTACGAAGCAGAAAACCCTGCAGGATGCTTTCTACGAGACCCTGAAGGACGTGTACTATGCTGAAAAGCAGTCCGTGCGCGCCTTGAAGAAGTCAGCCAAAGCCGCCGAGCACGAGGAGCTGCGTCAGGCGTTCGAGACCCACGCCGAGGAGAGCGCCACCCAAGTTGAGCGCCTGCAGCAGGTATTCGAGATCCTCGGTAGGCCGGCTCGGGCCAAAACCTGCGAGGCGATGCAGGGCCTCACCGCCGAAATGGAGGAGGACCTGGAAGACTTCGGTGGCGGCCCGGCCGCCGACGCCGTGCTGGCGGGCTGCGCTCAGGCGGTCGAGCACTATGAGATCGCTCGCTATGGCACCCTCAAGACCTGGGCGATCCAGCTCGGCTACAAGGATGCCGCCAAGCTGCTCGACGAGACCCTCCAGGAAGAGAAGAAGACCGATCAGCTCCTGTCGCAGATTGCTGAGCGGATCAACGTCGAAGGCGCAGCCGGTTCGGAAGGCGCCGGCGAAGGCAAGGCAGCCTGA
- a CDS encoding SDR family oxidoreductase encodes MKTRGNTVLITGGGSGIGKALAHRFHDLGNTVIVAGRRMEALQQAIAGRPNMHAMTVDIDSAEGIIEFAQRMVTEHPALNVLVNNAGIMRFEVLDQVRDLQDAEATVTTNLLGPIRLTNALVEHLSRQPDAALVNVTSGLAFVPLIPAATYSATKAALHSYTVALREALKGKIEVIELVPPAVQTDLTPGQATREGYLPLAAFIDEVMTLFQQQPTPREILVQRVAFQRNAEAEHRFDEAVTTLNAFARAAIEAQQ; translated from the coding sequence ATGAAAACAAGGGGTAACACCGTCCTCATTACTGGCGGCGGCTCAGGTATTGGCAAAGCTCTCGCGCACCGTTTCCATGATCTCGGCAATACTGTCATTGTCGCCGGCCGCCGGATGGAGGCGCTGCAACAGGCGATTGCTGGCCGCCCGAACATGCACGCCATGACCGTCGACATCGACAGCGCTGAAGGCATCATCGAGTTCGCGCAACGCATGGTGACCGAACACCCGGCCCTCAACGTGCTGGTCAACAACGCCGGGATCATGCGCTTCGAAGTGCTGGATCAGGTCCGCGACCTCCAAGATGCCGAGGCGACGGTCACGACCAACCTGCTCGGCCCCATCCGGCTGACCAACGCCCTGGTCGAGCACCTGAGCCGTCAGCCCGACGCGGCATTGGTCAACGTCACCTCCGGCCTGGCTTTCGTGCCGCTCATCCCGGCCGCGACCTACTCGGCGACCAAAGCGGCCCTGCACAGCTACACGGTCGCGCTACGGGAGGCGCTGAAGGGCAAAATCGAGGTGATCGAACTGGTGCCGCCCGCGGTGCAGACCGACCTCACGCCCGGTCAGGCAACCCGTGAAGGGTATCTCCCATTGGCCGCGTTCATCGACGAGGTAATGACGCTGTTCCAGCAGCAGCCGACGCCGCGTGAGATCCTGGTGCAACGGGTCGCCTTCCAGCGCAACGCCGAGGCGGAACACCGCTTCGATGAGGCAGTGACAACCCTCAACGCATTCGCCCGCGCGGCCATCGAAGCGCAGCAGTAA
- a CDS encoding DUF3182 family protein, translated as MAVYQDGSAELSSLHERVSRAEIAKRLAALMSFEFGGEYDPARRYGGPVYFVPNRTLVGLETASDLGIRGEQDLFGGVVPHAFVATKAITHPLVTPDANAPPGWKQAFGDAVHSVVLAGFTVFTQEDAVRATEQLLRRGGVRLKPVLATGGRGQVPLSDLAALEAALGAVDPGELSRSGLVLEENLTSTTTYSIGQVQACDLLVSYYGTQRLTPDNGGLEVYGGSDLVVVRGGFEALLALAMPEAARIAVQQARAYDAAASAQFPGLLASRRNYDVVQGLDAQGRWRSGVLEQSWRLGGASAAEIAALEAFHADPGLQVVRASCVERYGDAAAPPADAIILFRGVDDAVGAISKHAKVEPYDPG; from the coding sequence GTGGCTGTCTATCAGGACGGCAGTGCCGAACTGTCCTCGCTCCATGAGCGTGTGTCGCGCGCCGAGATTGCCAAGCGGCTCGCCGCTCTCATGAGCTTTGAATTCGGGGGCGAGTACGATCCTGCACGCCGCTATGGCGGTCCGGTCTACTTCGTTCCGAATCGGACACTCGTCGGCCTTGAGACGGCGAGTGACCTTGGGATCCGCGGTGAGCAGGATCTGTTCGGAGGCGTGGTGCCGCACGCCTTCGTGGCCACCAAGGCCATTACCCACCCGCTCGTGACCCCAGACGCGAACGCGCCTCCCGGATGGAAGCAGGCGTTCGGGGACGCGGTGCATAGCGTCGTCCTTGCCGGATTCACAGTGTTCACGCAGGAGGATGCCGTCCGCGCAACGGAGCAGCTCCTTCGGCGCGGGGGCGTGCGCCTCAAGCCGGTTCTAGCCACCGGAGGGCGCGGGCAAGTGCCGCTCTCGGATCTCGCCGCGTTGGAGGCCGCGCTCGGGGCGGTCGACCCGGGCGAGCTCTCCCGCTCCGGCCTTGTACTGGAAGAGAACCTCACGAGCACGACGACCTACAGCATCGGTCAGGTGCAGGCCTGCGATCTGCTCGTGAGCTACTACGGCACGCAGCGCCTCACGCCGGACAACGGCGGCCTCGAGGTGTATGGCGGCTCGGATCTCGTGGTTGTCCGCGGCGGGTTCGAGGCCCTGCTCGCCCTCGCCATGCCAGAGGCGGCACGGATCGCGGTGCAGCAGGCGCGCGCCTACGACGCCGCCGCATCGGCGCAATTCCCGGGCCTGCTCGCCTCCCGCAGGAACTACGATGTTGTTCAGGGGCTTGATGCGCAGGGGCGCTGGCGGTCCGGCGTCCTGGAGCAGTCCTGGCGCCTGGGTGGCGCGAGCGCAGCGGAAATCGCGGCCCTGGAGGCGTTCCATGCGGATCCGGGCCTCCAGGTTGTGCGCGCGTCCTGCGTCGAGAGGTACGGAGATGCTGCGGCTCCTCCCGCCGACGCGATCATCCTGTTCCGCGGCGTCGACGACGCAGTCGGAGCGATTTCGAAGCACGCAAAGGTCGAGCCGTATGATCCGGGATGA
- a CDS encoding LamG domain-containing protein, producing the protein MTSILHLPRPSRRGVVAGAAASLALPALIRSVFAAAPGVIDFSSETVGAEPKAFVPIVGNWVIAADGDNRVLAVDGRRWRPGQASAGIADKARAIYGERYAEFLDGVQAYAYFPYAVAKGVDDFSQGEIAVRFKALEGRIDQAAGILFNLKPNGDYLTVRANALENNLVLWRVVRGKRSSVEWVRNTPTASRRWHDLRVSVKGRTVQGYLDGKLTLTHALPAPVAGKVGLWSKADSYVLFDDFTVIQPS; encoded by the coding sequence ATGACGTCCATCCTGCATCTGCCTCGACCGTCCCGGCGCGGGGTCGTGGCCGGCGCTGCGGCCTCCTTGGCGCTGCCGGCACTCATCCGATCAGTCTTCGCAGCCGCTCCGGGCGTTATCGATTTCTCGTCCGAGACGGTCGGTGCCGAACCGAAAGCATTCGTGCCGATCGTCGGCAACTGGGTCATCGCCGCTGACGGCGACAACCGTGTACTGGCCGTGGACGGGCGGCGTTGGCGTCCGGGCCAAGCATCGGCCGGCATCGCCGACAAGGCGCGGGCCATCTACGGCGAGCGCTATGCTGAGTTCCTCGATGGCGTGCAGGCCTACGCCTACTTCCCCTACGCGGTGGCCAAGGGCGTGGACGACTTCAGCCAGGGCGAAATCGCAGTTCGCTTCAAGGCCCTTGAGGGCCGGATCGATCAGGCTGCGGGCATCCTGTTCAACCTCAAGCCGAACGGTGATTACCTGACCGTACGTGCCAATGCTCTGGAGAACAACCTCGTATTATGGCGGGTCGTGCGGGGGAAGCGCAGCTCGGTAGAGTGGGTCCGCAACACACCTACCGCGTCACGTCGGTGGCACGATCTGCGGGTGTCGGTGAAGGGCCGCACGGTTCAGGGCTACCTCGACGGCAAACTGACGCTGACTCATGCACTGCCTGCTCCGGTCGCAGGCAAGGTCGGATTATGGTCGAAAGCTGACAGCTACGTCCTCTTCGACGACTTCACCGTCATTCAACCGAGCTGA
- a CDS encoding DMT family transporter has product MLAWFVVPIAVLAGALTTVQAGSNAALRKGLGEPMAALLVNYALGFGAVILASLLVRQAWPGPDKIAGVPWWAWVGGLAGAAYGLAAILLAYQLGAATLMASVVTGQVDSSVILDHFGWLGFEVHAANLWRLIGIALMIGGMVLVARF; this is encoded by the coding sequence ATGTTGGCCTGGTTCGTTGTCCCGATTGCCGTCCTCGCAGGTGCTCTGACGACGGTGCAGGCGGGTAGCAATGCCGCGCTGCGCAAGGGCCTGGGCGAGCCGATGGCGGCGCTCCTGGTCAACTACGCCCTGGGCTTTGGCGCGGTCATTTTGGCAAGCCTGCTTGTGCGCCAAGCCTGGCCGGGCCCCGATAAGATCGCCGGGGTGCCCTGGTGGGCCTGGGTTGGTGGACTGGCCGGGGCCGCTTACGGCCTGGCGGCCATTCTGCTGGCCTACCAGCTCGGTGCAGCCACGCTCATGGCCTCGGTGGTGACCGGCCAGGTGGACTCCTCCGTGATACTCGACCACTTCGGCTGGCTCGGGTTCGAAGTACATGCGGCGAACCTGTGGCGCTTGATCGGCATTGCCCTGATGATTGGTGGCATGGTGCTGGTCGCACGCTTCTGA
- a CDS encoding DUF1003 domain-containing protein: MTNRAPKSVSLPESPTAHLAPESGFSSVLGRNIHMLQERRRAEEGHASFQDRLAGAITRFTGSMAFVYVHLAIVALWIAVNVGWIPQLPRFDETFVILATASSVEAIFLSTFVLISQNRAAAAADSRADLDLQINLLSEHEVTRLLTLTIAIAERLGIEEAKDPQLDELQEHVAPEKVLDELEDREAS; the protein is encoded by the coding sequence ATGACGAACCGGGCCCCGAAGTCGGTCAGCCTGCCGGAGAGCCCCACGGCGCATCTGGCGCCCGAAAGCGGGTTCAGCTCCGTGCTCGGACGCAACATTCACATGCTGCAGGAGCGCCGCCGAGCCGAGGAGGGGCATGCCTCTTTCCAAGACCGCCTTGCCGGGGCGATCACCCGGTTCACCGGCAGCATGGCTTTCGTGTACGTGCACCTGGCGATCGTGGCGCTCTGGATTGCTGTCAATGTGGGCTGGATCCCGCAGCTGCCGCGGTTCGACGAGACGTTCGTGATCCTGGCCACCGCCTCGTCGGTGGAAGCAATCTTCCTCTCGACGTTCGTGCTGATCAGCCAGAACCGGGCAGCGGCGGCCGCCGATAGCCGAGCGGATCTGGATCTGCAGATCAACCTGCTCTCCGAGCACGAGGTCACGCGCCTGCTGACGCTGACGATCGCGATCGCCGAGCGACTCGGCATCGAGGAGGCAAAGGATCCGCAGCTGGATGAACTGCAGGAGCACGTCGCTCCCGAGAAGGTTCTCGACGAGCTGGAGGATCGCGAGGCGTCGTGA